Proteins co-encoded in one Klebsiella michiganensis genomic window:
- a CDS encoding AraC family transcriptional regulator, whose product MDPLSELLSLLKPQSYASGGVALHEDMAIQWPAHAGIKCYAVVSGRCWLSVDGMDKPLLLQAGDCYLLPPGPPFCLATGPDATPVDFYTLRQAGKLGPDVVPGQQESSFLVGGHFVLSGEAADLLLSSLPPVVSLQRPESKAAMRWALDQMTDEVRQPRPGSALIVQQLAWMMLIQALRLHLTHQPAVGWLYALADKQLSLALTCMHTEPAFNWTLEKLAERVGMSRSAFAARFKAVTGASAIDYLTRWRMMLACDRLRQSGDSLARIAVELGYESESAFGKAFKRVMGCSPRQYSKG is encoded by the coding sequence ATGGATCCTTTGTCTGAACTGCTTTCCCTGCTGAAACCCCAGAGCTACGCCTCCGGCGGCGTTGCCCTGCATGAAGATATGGCCATTCAGTGGCCGGCACATGCCGGAATCAAGTGCTATGCCGTGGTGTCTGGCCGCTGCTGGCTCTCCGTTGACGGTATGGACAAGCCGCTGCTGCTGCAGGCCGGCGACTGTTATCTTCTGCCGCCGGGGCCGCCTTTTTGCCTGGCTACCGGGCCAGATGCCACACCTGTAGATTTCTACACGCTGCGCCAGGCGGGGAAGCTCGGACCTGACGTCGTCCCCGGCCAGCAGGAAAGCAGTTTCCTGGTCGGCGGCCATTTTGTTTTGAGCGGGGAAGCGGCCGATCTGCTGCTGAGCTCTTTGCCGCCGGTGGTTAGCCTTCAGCGGCCTGAGAGTAAGGCCGCCATGCGCTGGGCGCTGGATCAAATGACCGATGAAGTCCGCCAGCCTCGCCCCGGCAGCGCGCTTATCGTCCAGCAGCTCGCCTGGATGATGCTGATTCAGGCTTTGAGGCTGCACCTGACTCATCAGCCCGCCGTGGGCTGGCTCTATGCGCTGGCGGATAAACAGCTCAGTCTGGCCCTGACCTGCATGCATACAGAGCCCGCGTTCAACTGGACGCTGGAAAAACTGGCGGAGCGCGTGGGGATGTCGCGGTCAGCGTTTGCCGCCCGGTTTAAAGCGGTGACGGGCGCATCCGCTATCGATTACCTGACCCGCTGGCGCATGATGCTGGCTTGCGACAGGCTGCGCCAGTCAGGTGATTCCCTGGCGCGTATTGCGGTGGAATTGGGGTATGAATCGGAAAGCGCGTTTGGTAAGGCTTTCAAGCGGGTGATGGGCTGCTCACCCCGGCAGTATTCAAAAGGCTAA
- a CDS encoding NAD-dependent dehydratase, with product MRIFVTGATGFLGSAIVQQLLAAGHQVVGLTRSQRGAEALSSWGAKAHYGDLDDLASLQHGADLADAVIHTAFNHDFSTFAANCEADGKVIAAMGDALVGSARPMVITSFVAMGATEPGQPATEAGYNLQTPNPRKATEIAGVSQLERGVNAAFVRLPQVHDTFRQGLITPLIELARDKGVAAYIGEGKNRWSAVHLSDAARLYVKAVERGMAGERYNAVAEEGIATKAIADVIGQGLGVPVRSIEAAKASDHFGWLGSFAAHDMSASSAITQQKTGWRPVGPGLMEDLQKMKYR from the coding sequence ATGCGTATTTTTGTCACCGGTGCGACCGGTTTTCTTGGCTCGGCCATCGTTCAACAGTTGCTTGCCGCCGGGCATCAGGTAGTGGGGCTCACGCGTTCTCAGCGCGGGGCTGAGGCCTTATCATCCTGGGGAGCAAAAGCACACTATGGCGATTTGGATGACCTTGCCAGTCTGCAGCACGGGGCGGATCTTGCGGACGCCGTAATTCACACCGCTTTTAACCACGATTTTTCTACCTTTGCGGCGAACTGCGAGGCTGACGGGAAAGTGATTGCCGCCATGGGGGACGCGCTGGTGGGCTCGGCCCGCCCAATGGTGATCACCTCTTTTGTGGCGATGGGGGCCACTGAACCTGGCCAACCTGCGACGGAAGCGGGGTATAACCTTCAGACGCCAAACCCACGTAAGGCCACGGAAATTGCCGGGGTCAGCCAGCTTGAGCGGGGCGTTAACGCCGCGTTTGTGCGGCTGCCGCAGGTGCACGACACCTTCAGGCAGGGGCTCATTACGCCGCTTATCGAGCTGGCGCGCGACAAAGGCGTGGCGGCTTATATTGGCGAGGGTAAAAACCGCTGGTCGGCGGTGCATCTGAGCGATGCCGCCCGTCTGTATGTTAAGGCGGTGGAAAGAGGCATGGCGGGGGAGCGCTATAATGCCGTGGCGGAAGAGGGGATCGCCACTAAAGCCATCGCCGACGTGATTGGCCAGGGGCTTGGCGTGCCGGTACGCAGCATTGAGGCTGCCAAAGCCAGCGATCATTTTGGCTGGCTGGGGAGCTTTGCCGCACACGACATGTCGGCCTCAAGCGCAATCACGCAGCAGAAAACCGGCTGGCGACCCGTTGGCCCAGGGCTGATGGAAGATTTGCAGAAGATGAAATACCGTTAA
- a CDS encoding TonB-dependent receptor, producing MNVNKLAVALGSGMLLLSASGAAQENNDKGSGDKKGTAVFSPLNVSAGNITREQEALEKPGATSSRATDKNLQSLDATLRSMPGTYTQIDPGQGTVSVNIRGMSGFGRVNTMVDGITQSFYGTTTSGTTVHGSTNNQAGVLIDPNFLVGVDVIRGDSSGSAGINALTGSANMRTLGVDDVIFKGNDYGLRSRFSVGSNGIGRSGMISAAGKTDAFTDTVSFGAMAAISGSSIYSNFSNGSGINSEEFGYDKFMKQNPKSQLYKMDIKPDEFNSFELSARTYKNRFSRRDITSDDYYIKYHYAPFTELIDFKVAASTSRGDQKYRDDSLFTFYRTSAQNRSDALDISNVSRFSLGDNDLAFTLGGKLMRTRYTRIINSAAGDEKTNQESIENNPFAPSGQQDISALYTGLQVKRGIWQADLNFNYTHNRITGHKPPCDERVICVPQGSYEVDERENGFNPSAQLSAQVTPWLQPFVGYSKSMRAPNIQEMFFSNSGGASMNPFLKPELAETWQLGFNIDTKDLIAKQDSLRFKLLGYRSRIQNYIFSESYQVCSSGRKCSMSEVIGNGWADMSEDYSDNMYIYVNSATGVTAQGVELEMDYDAGFAFTRLSFSQQLTDQPTSIASTYFGAGDITELPRKYMTLDAGVRFFDEALTLGTIVKYTGKARRMSPDFEPDEQTGAIIKEDLPQIPTIIDLYGTYEVNRNLMLKLTVQNLMNRDYSEALNKLNMMPGPGDDDASRANTARGRTWIFGGEVRF from the coding sequence ATGAACGTTAATAAACTGGCCGTTGCCCTCGGCTCGGGCATGCTATTGCTCAGCGCCAGCGGTGCGGCACAAGAGAATAATGATAAAGGCAGCGGGGATAAAAAAGGCACGGCGGTATTTAGCCCGCTTAATGTGTCCGCCGGGAATATCACCCGCGAGCAAGAAGCGCTGGAAAAACCAGGCGCAACCAGCTCCCGCGCCACGGATAAAAACCTGCAGTCTCTGGACGCCACGCTACGCAGCATGCCCGGTACCTATACCCAAATCGATCCCGGCCAGGGCACGGTCAGCGTCAACATTCGCGGAATGAGCGGCTTTGGCCGGGTTAACACCATGGTGGATGGGATCACCCAAAGTTTTTACGGCACCACGACGTCCGGCACCACCGTGCACGGCTCCACCAACAACCAGGCCGGCGTACTCATCGATCCTAACTTTTTGGTCGGCGTGGACGTCATTCGCGGGGACAGCAGCGGCTCAGCGGGGATCAACGCCCTGACGGGAAGCGCAAATATGCGCACCCTTGGCGTTGATGACGTGATTTTTAAAGGCAATGATTACGGCTTGCGGTCGCGCTTCTCGGTAGGCAGCAACGGTATCGGACGCAGCGGGATGATTTCCGCCGCTGGAAAAACCGACGCCTTTACCGATACCGTAAGCTTCGGCGCCATGGCCGCCATCAGCGGTAGCTCTATTTATTCGAATTTCTCAAACGGCTCCGGTATTAATAGCGAAGAGTTTGGTTACGATAAATTTATGAAGCAGAACCCGAAATCCCAGCTTTATAAAATGGATATTAAACCTGATGAATTTAATAGCTTCGAACTGTCGGCCAGAACCTATAAGAATAGATTCTCCCGCCGGGATATCACCAGCGACGATTATTATATTAAATACCATTACGCCCCGTTTACTGAGCTGATTGATTTTAAAGTCGCGGCCAGTACCAGCCGCGGGGATCAGAAATATCGTGATGACTCGCTGTTTACTTTTTACCGCACATCCGCGCAAAACCGCTCTGATGCGCTGGATATAAGTAACGTCAGCCGTTTCAGCTTAGGCGATAACGATTTGGCCTTTACGCTGGGCGGGAAGCTGATGCGCACCCGCTATACCAGGATAATTAACTCCGCCGCAGGAGATGAGAAAACCAACCAGGAGTCGATCGAAAACAACCCGTTCGCCCCTTCCGGGCAGCAGGATATTTCGGCGTTATACACCGGGCTGCAGGTGAAGCGCGGTATCTGGCAGGCAGATCTTAACTTCAACTACACGCACAACCGTATCACCGGGCATAAACCACCCTGTGACGAACGCGTAATCTGCGTCCCACAGGGAAGCTATGAGGTCGATGAGCGAGAAAATGGCTTTAACCCTTCAGCCCAACTGTCAGCCCAGGTCACCCCATGGCTTCAGCCATTTGTCGGCTACAGTAAGTCGATGCGTGCGCCAAATATTCAGGAGATGTTTTTCTCCAACTCCGGCGGGGCTTCCATGAACCCCTTCTTAAAGCCTGAACTCGCAGAAACCTGGCAGCTTGGTTTTAATATCGACACCAAAGACCTTATCGCTAAACAGGATTCGTTGCGCTTTAAACTGCTGGGCTACCGCAGCAGGATCCAGAACTATATCTTCAGCGAGTCTTACCAGGTCTGCTCCAGCGGGCGAAAATGCAGCATGTCCGAGGTGATTGGCAACGGCTGGGCGGACATGAGCGAGGACTACAGCGACAATATGTACATCTACGTGAACTCCGCCACCGGCGTCACCGCCCAGGGTGTTGAGCTTGAGATGGATTACGACGCTGGGTTCGCCTTCACCCGTCTCTCCTTTAGCCAACAGCTGACCGACCAGCCTACGTCCATCGCCAGCACCTACTTTGGCGCCGGGGATATTACCGAGCTGCCAAGAAAGTACATGACGCTGGATGCCGGGGTACGTTTCTTCGATGAGGCGCTGACCCTCGGGACGATTGTCAAATACACCGGGAAAGCCCGTCGTATGTCGCCTGATTTTGAACCCGATGAGCAGACCGGCGCCATCATTAAAGAGGATTTGCCGCAGATCCCGACGATTATCGATCTCTACGGCACCTACGAGGTGAACCGCAATCTGATGCTGAAGCTTACGGTGCAAAACCTGATGAACCGGGATTACTCCGAGGCGCTGAATAAGCTCAATATGATGCCTGGGCCGGGCGATGATGATGCCAGCCGGGCCAATACCGCGCGCGGCAGAACCTGGATCTTCGGCGGCGAAGTTCGCTTCTGA
- a CDS encoding protease 2 (PtrB; oligopeptidase that cleaves peptide bonds following arginine and lysine residues) encodes MPLFLVCSLSGRWAIADVPPPPATPKIPHRLIEHGDIRVDNYFWLRDDSRSDTKVRRHLEDENNYARRVLKPSAELTDTLYREMVARMSPENRSVPFQRNGYRYQDVYLAGQDYAVSQRQLIGSHGDWQTLVDGNQRAKGQAYYQLSGLVVSQDNQMMAIAEDTTGRRQYRLSLRDLKREQWLPDAIENTSGNMVWSNDGRYLFYIRNNPQTLVPSQVWRHRPGTPVAEDVLVYQEADGGYYLGLSRSASDRYLIITLSASTSSEARLIDADNPEAPPVLFATRRPGIEYYLDHFGEAFYLRANQENANFGLYKSPTPGGKWQAVVAPKPNKMVEGFALFKDWLVVAERQDGLSQIRKINWRDSQEQTLKFDDASYMAWLGYNPEPQAGKLRYGYSSMTTPTSTYEWDLVSGERTLLKRQAVNHTDPQDYHSERIWVTARDGVQVPVSLVYNQKMFKPAHSPLLVYGYGAYGMSMDPAFSANRLSLLDRGFVFAIVHVRGGGELGQQWYQQGKLENKPNSFNDFLDATHRLVELGYGQPGRLYAMGGSAGGLLMGNVINQQPTLFNAVVAQVPFVDVVTTMLDDSLPLTLGEYDEWGNPHREKDYLNLKLWSPYDNVKPARYPNLLVTSGLHDSQVQYWEPAKWVAKLRENQRGPGKILLLTDMQAGHGGKSGRIKRLENTALEYSFILEADKQR; translated from the coding sequence ATGCCGCTGTTTCTCGTCTGTTCACTGTCCGGCCGCTGGGCAATTGCCGACGTGCCGCCCCCGCCGGCTACGCCCAAAATTCCCCACCGGCTGATTGAGCATGGCGACATCCGCGTGGATAACTATTTTTGGCTCAGGGATGACAGCCGCAGCGATACAAAAGTGCGGCGTCATCTTGAGGATGAAAATAACTACGCCCGCCGGGTACTGAAACCCTCCGCAGAGTTAACGGACACGCTGTATCGGGAAATGGTCGCGCGGATGAGCCCGGAAAACCGCTCGGTGCCCTTCCAGCGAAACGGTTATCGCTACCAGGATGTTTATCTCGCCGGGCAAGATTACGCCGTCAGCCAGCGGCAACTCATCGGAAGTCATGGCGACTGGCAAACGCTGGTGGACGGCAACCAGCGCGCCAAAGGCCAGGCCTATTACCAGCTCAGCGGTTTGGTCGTCAGTCAGGATAACCAGATGATGGCGATTGCCGAGGACACGACGGGCCGCCGCCAGTACCGCCTCTCGCTCCGGGATTTAAAGCGCGAGCAATGGCTCCCCGATGCGATCGAAAACACGTCCGGGAATATGGTTTGGTCCAACGACGGACGCTACCTGTTCTACATCCGCAATAACCCACAAACGCTGGTACCCTCGCAGGTTTGGCGGCACCGGCCAGGCACGCCTGTCGCCGAGGATGTGCTGGTCTACCAGGAGGCTGACGGCGGCTATTATCTGGGACTTTCCCGTTCGGCATCAGACCGCTATTTAATCATCACGCTCAGCGCCAGCACGTCATCGGAAGCACGCCTGATCGACGCGGATAATCCCGAGGCACCACCGGTACTTTTTGCCACCCGCAGGCCGGGGATTGAATATTATCTCGACCATTTTGGCGAGGCGTTTTACCTGCGTGCCAACCAGGAAAACGCCAATTTCGGGCTGTATAAAAGCCCCACGCCGGGCGGCAAGTGGCAGGCCGTGGTTGCACCCAAACCCAATAAAATGGTGGAAGGATTTGCGCTGTTTAAGGACTGGCTGGTGGTTGCTGAACGCCAGGACGGGCTGAGCCAAATCCGTAAAATTAACTGGCGCGATAGTCAGGAGCAGACGCTTAAGTTTGATGATGCCAGCTATATGGCCTGGCTTGGCTATAACCCGGAGCCGCAGGCCGGCAAACTGCGCTATGGCTACTCCTCAATGACCACCCCCACCAGCACTTATGAATGGGATCTGGTCAGCGGCGAGCGCACCCTGCTTAAACGTCAGGCGGTAAACCATACCGATCCGCAGGATTACCACAGCGAGCGGATTTGGGTCACCGCTCGCGATGGCGTTCAGGTGCCCGTCTCGCTGGTCTATAACCAGAAAATGTTCAAACCGGCCCACAGCCCGCTGCTGGTTTACGGCTATGGCGCCTACGGAATGAGTATGGATCCGGCCTTCAGCGCCAACCGCCTAAGCTTGCTGGATCGTGGTTTTGTGTTCGCTATCGTTCACGTTCGTGGCGGGGGGGAACTCGGCCAGCAGTGGTATCAGCAGGGAAAACTGGAAAACAAGCCAAACAGTTTCAATGATTTTCTCGATGCAACCCACCGTCTGGTTGAACTTGGCTACGGGCAGCCTGGCAGGCTTTACGCCATGGGGGGGAGCGCCGGAGGCTTGCTGATGGGCAACGTCATTAACCAGCAACCCACCCTCTTTAACGCCGTGGTTGCTCAGGTACCCTTCGTGGATGTGGTCACAACCATGCTGGATGATTCGCTGCCCCTCACGCTCGGCGAATATGACGAATGGGGTAATCCACACCGGGAGAAGGATTATCTGAACCTCAAGTTATGGAGCCCCTACGACAATGTAAAACCCGCCCGCTACCCAAATTTACTGGTCACCAGCGGCCTCCACGACTCGCAGGTACAGTATTGGGAGCCCGCAAAGTGGGTCGCTAAGCTGCGTGAAAACCAGCGGGGCCCCGGAAAAATCCTCCTGCTGACCGATATGCAGGCCGGACACGGCGGTAAATCAGGCCGAATAAAGCGCCTGGAAAATACCGCGCTGGAATACAGCTTTATTCTGGAAGCAGATAAACAACGCTAA